One window from the genome of Amphiprion ocellaris isolate individual 3 ecotype Okinawa chromosome 23, ASM2253959v1, whole genome shotgun sequence encodes:
- the LOC111583584 gene encoding transmembrane protein 184C-like: protein MPCSCAEWRRWIRPLVLVLYALLLVAVLPLCIWELQKDKVGTHSKAWFIAGVFVFLTIPISLWGILQHMVHYTQPELQKPIIRILWMVPIYSLDSWLALRYPSLAIYVDTCRECYEAYVIYNFLVFLLNFLSNQYPSLVMMLEVQQQQPHLPPLCCCPPWPMGEVLLFRCKLGVLQYTVVRPVTTVIALICQLCGVYDEANFSFRNAWSYLVIINNISQLFAMYCLVLLYRALKEELTPIRPVGKFLCVKLVVFVSFWQAVFIAFLVKVGVISDKHTWDWDSVEAVATGLQDFIICIEMFLAAIAHHYTFTYKPYVQEAEEGSCFDSFLAMWDFSDIRADVTEQVRHVGRTFLGRPNKMYFGAAARPEHTEHTGLLTASSQDPVTAATTSMPSSPSSSGRYQGLGHTPAPHSISAPAGFTSPSWEDDGDTPPPHPAGQ, encoded by the exons ATGCCGTGTTCCTGTGCAGAGTGGAGGAGGTGGATCCGtcctctggttctggttctgtacGCTCTGCTGCTGGTGGCCGTTCTGCCGCTCTGCATCTGGGAGCTTCAGAAAGACAAG GTGGGGACTCACAGTAAAGCCTGGTTCATCGCCGGCGTGTTTGTGTTCCTCACCATACCCATCTCTCTGTGGGGCATCCTGCAGCACATGGTCCACTACACCCAGCCGGAGCTGCAGAAACCCATcatcag GATACTGTGGATGGTTCCGATCTACAGTCTGGACAGT TGGCTGGCTCTGCGCTACCCCAGCCTGGCCATCTACGTGGACACCTGCAGGGAGTGCTACGAGGCCTACGTCATCTACAACTTCCTGGTGTTCCTGCTCAACTTCCTCAGCAACCAGTATCCCAGTCTGGTCATGATGCTggaggtgcagcagcagcagccccatCTTCCCCCGCTCTGCTGCTGCCCCCCCTGGCCGATGGGAGA GGTGCTGCTGTTCAGGTGTAAACTGGGAGTCCTACAGTACACCGTGGTCCGGCCCGTAACCACGGTGATAGCACT CATCTGTCAGCTGTGTGGAGTTTATGATGAAGCTAACTTCAGCTTCAGGAATGCCTGGTCCTACCTGGTCATCATCAACAACATCTCACAGCTG TTTGCCATGTACTGTCTGGTTCTGCTTTATCGAGCTCTGAAGGAGGAGTTAACTCCCATCAGGCCTGTGGGCAAATTCCTCTGCGTCAAACTGGTTGTGTTCGTCTCATTCTG GCAGGCGGTGTTCATAGCGTTCCTGGTGAAGGTGGGTGTGATCTCGGACAAACACACCTGGGACTGGGACAGTGTGGAGGCTGTGGCCACTGGACTACAG GACTTCATCATCTGCATAGAGATGTTCCTGGCTGCCATTGCTCACCATTATACCTTCACCTACAAGCCCTACGTACAG GAAGCAGAGGAGGGGTCATGCTTCGACAGTTTTCTGGCCATGTGGGATTTTTCTGACATCAGAGCTGATGTCACAGAGCAGGTTCGCCATGTTG GTCGAACCTTCCTCGGTCGACCCAACAAGATGTACTTCGGCGCCGCTGCTCGACCCGAACACACCGAACACACCGGCCTCCTCACCGCCTCCTCCCAGGACCCTGTCACCGCGGCGACCACCTCCAtgccctcctccccctcctccagtGGGCGGTACCAGGGCTTAGGCCACACCCCTGCACCCCACTCCATCTCCGCCCCTGCAGGCTTCACGTCTCCGTCCTGGGAGGACGACGGCGACACCCCGCCTCCACATCCGGCCGGCCAATGA
- the LOC111583537 gene encoding endothelin-1 receptor-like: MESRVKGSGITAGSGFSSMLLVLCLVFVRPVGCHGNFTSELSLSDLMMSDLPDLLATDLPPEPETDLLQETLKEATSSNKPQHKPDLKVPSQFSNRTRPVLVHPVLPPSCLQATSIRTFFKYINTVLSCLIFAVGIVGNATLLRIICQNRTMRNGPNALIASLALGDLIYIAIDIPINVYKLLAMQWPFADSPFGLFLCKLFPFLQKASVGITVLNLCALSVDRYRAVASWSRIQGTGVPTVTAVEIVVIWLLSVFLAVPEAVGFDMVNFEYKNITMRTCMLQPRTPFMTFYRDAKDWWLFGFYFCVPLLCSAVFYGLMTCEMLRHQKGSLRISLSEHLKQRREVAKAVFCLVLIFALCWFPLHLSRLLKRTVYESHDAHRCELLNFLLVLDYFSINMATINSCINPIILFFVSKKFKNCFKSCLCCWCYSGSLSNSLLPLHLGTSLQYKHTEH, from the exons ATGGAGTCCAGAGTCAAAGGTTCTGGTATCACAGCTGGTTCTGGGTTCTCCTCCATGCTGCTGGTTCTCTGCTTGGTGTTTGTCAGACCGGTCGGTTGCCACGGTAACTTCACATCTGAGCTGTCTCTATCAGATCTGATGATGTCGGACCTGCCCGACCTGCTCGCCACCGACCTCCCTCCAGAACCAGAGACGGATCTCCTGCAGGAGACCCTGAAGGAGGCGACGTCCTCCAACAAACCGCAGCACAAACCGGATCTAAAGGTTCCGTCTCAGTTCTCCAACCGGACCCGGCCGGTTCTGGTCCACCCGGTGTTGCCCCCCAGCTGCCTGCAGGCCACGTCCATCCGCACCTTCTTCAAGTACATCAACACGGTTCTGTCCTGCCTGATCTTCGCCGTGGGGATCGTCGGGAACGCCACGCTGCTCCGGATCATCTGCCAGAACAGAACCATGAGGAACGGACCCAACGCTCTGATCGCCAGCCTGGCACTGGGAGACCTGATCTACATCGCCATCGACATCCCCATCAACGTCTACAAG CTCTTGGCGATGCAGTGGCCCTTTGCTGACAGTCCGTTCGGTCTGTTCCTCTGTAAACTGTTTCCGTTCCTGCAGAAAGCTTCAGTCGGCATCACAGTTCTCAACCTGTGTGCTCTGAGTGTGGACAG GTACCGGGCCGTGGCGTCCTGGTCTCGGATCCAGGGGACAGGCGTTCCCACGGTAACGGCGGTGGAGATCGTGGTGATCTGGCTGCTGTCGGTGTTTCTGGCCGTTCCTGAGGCCGTCGGCTTCGACATGGTGAACTTCGAGTACAAGAACATCACCATGAGAACCTGCATGCTGCAGCCCAGGACACCCTTCATGACC TTTTACCGTGATGCGAAGGACTGGTGGCTGTTTGGGTTCTACTTCTGCGTTCCCCTGCTCTGTTCTGCCGTGTTCTACGGCCTGATGACCTGTGAGATGCTGCGACACCAGAAGGGCAGCCTGAGGATCTCCCTGAGTGAACACCTGAAGCAG CGCAGAGAAGTGGCCAAAGCCGTGTTCTGCCTGGTTCTGATCTTCGCTCTGTGCTGGTTCCCTCTTCATCTAAGCCGTCTGCTGAAGAGGACGGTCTATGAATCCCACGACGCTCACCGCTGTGAGCTGCTCAA TTTTCTGTTGGTGCTCGACTACTTCAGCATCAACATGGCGACCATCAACTCCTGCATCAATCCCATAATCCTCTTCTTCGTCTCCAAGAAGTTCAAAAACTGCTTCAAg TCTTGTCTGTGCTGCTGGTGTTATTCTGGTTCTCTGTCCAACAGTCTTCTTCCCCTCCACCTTGGAACCAGTCTACAGTACAAACACACCGAACACTGA
- the ttc29 gene encoding tetratricopeptide repeat protein 29 isoform X3: MEQQRKFLQTESLPDNSAHLSRKEIGLFRNSPKQNICVQLLQDGDHRSFSELFHLLACDRRRREADPAVGLQTPPLEEQLDKLETMKLHLSRAERAERTGLWSSAYEQLLLLGRFFSSPEDVWLSLYFYRRCSDGERGFRPAVEAQVCLAEFHLEEGEVEQARQQAELSLQQVEDGWLDSDGRSLKLRTLRVLWRIYSRLADAPLAAGDHREALKLLHEGYRIATQTEDKQIEGEAAFKLGLTYQSAGEHDAAKQLFSSCMQIYGSLQDSDGLTKVYKAMARSLQSEGNINETVRCLEKLVDISRSDGLQHNLAESFLRLGDVYYSRCEYQRAAENFLQACEVYCNVGDEAQRQKAQ; the protein is encoded by the exons atggagcagcagaggaagtTTCTCCAAACTGAATCTTTACCAGATAATTCAGCTCATCTCTCCAGGAAAGAAATAGGCCT cttcaGAAACAGTCCAAAGCAGAACATCtgtgtgcagctgctgcaggacggCGACCACAG GTCGTTTTCGGAGCTCTTCCATCTGCTGGCTTGTGATCGGCGTCGCAGGGAGGCTGATCCAGCTGTGGGCCTTCAGACGCCCCCACTAGAGGAACAACTGGACAAGCTGGAGACCATGAAGCTGCATCTGAGCCGAGCGGAGCGGGCTGAACGGACCG gtctgTGGTCTTCAGCCTATGAGCAGCTCCTGCTGCTGGGTCGGTTCTTCTCGTCTCCTGAGGACGTCTGGCTGAGTCTGTACTTCTACCGGCGCTGTTCAGATGGAGAACGAGGCTTCAGACCGGCTGTGGAGGCTCAGGTCTGCCTGGCTGAGTTCCACCTGGAGGAAG GTGAGGTGGAGCAGGCGAGGCAGCAGGCGGAGCTGAGCCTCCAGCAGGTGGAGGACGGCTGGTTGGACTCGGACGGTCGGTCCCTGAAGCTTCGGACCCTTCGGGTTCTGTGGAGGATCTACAGCCGACTGGCCGACGCTCCTCTGGCTGCTGGAGATCACAGAGAGGCTCTGAAGCTGCTGCATGAAGGATACAGGATCGCCACCCAGA ctgaAGACAAACAGATAGAAGGAGAGGCAGCGTTTAAACTGGGGCTGACCTATCAGAGCGCAGGAGAGCACGACGCTGCCAAACAG CTCTTCAGCTCTTGCATGCAGATTTATGGATCCCTGCAGGATTCAGACGGGCTGACGAAGGTCTACAAGGCCATGGCCAGGTCTCTACAGAG TGAAGGAAACATCAATGAAACCGTCCGATGTCTGGAGAAGTTGGTCGATATTTCTCGCAGCGACGGACTGCAGCACAATCTGGCCGAGAGCTTCCTGAGACTGGGAGACGTCTACTACAGCAGG TGTGAGTATCAGAGAGCTGCTGAGAACTTTCTGCAGGCTTGTGAAGTTTACTGTAACGTTGGAGATGAAGCTCAGCGGCAGAAAGCTCAG TGA
- the ttc29 gene encoding tetratricopeptide repeat protein 29 isoform X1 has translation MEQQRKFLQTESLPDNSAHLSRKEIGLFRNSPKQNICVQLLQDGDHRSFSELFHLLACDRRRREADPAVGLQTPPLEEQLDKLETMKLHLSRAERAERTGLWSSAYEQLLLLGRFFSSPEDVWLSLYFYRRCSDGERGFRPAVEAQVCLAEFHLEEGEVEQARQQAELSLQQVEDGWLDSDGRSLKLRTLRVLWRIYSRLADAPLAAGDHREALKLLHEGYRIATQTEDKQIEGEAAFKLGLTYQSAGEHDAAKQLFSSCMQIYGSLQDSDGLTKVYKAMARSLQSEGNINETVRCLEKLVDISRSDGLQHNLAESFLRLGDVYYSRCEYQRAAENFLQACEVYCNVGDEAQRQKAQGKVGMARAHCLIRKHIVHLQTAATTSEHQNLNCESADRT, from the exons atggagcagcagaggaagtTTCTCCAAACTGAATCTTTACCAGATAATTCAGCTCATCTCTCCAGGAAAGAAATAGGCCT cttcaGAAACAGTCCAAAGCAGAACATCtgtgtgcagctgctgcaggacggCGACCACAG GTCGTTTTCGGAGCTCTTCCATCTGCTGGCTTGTGATCGGCGTCGCAGGGAGGCTGATCCAGCTGTGGGCCTTCAGACGCCCCCACTAGAGGAACAACTGGACAAGCTGGAGACCATGAAGCTGCATCTGAGCCGAGCGGAGCGGGCTGAACGGACCG gtctgTGGTCTTCAGCCTATGAGCAGCTCCTGCTGCTGGGTCGGTTCTTCTCGTCTCCTGAGGACGTCTGGCTGAGTCTGTACTTCTACCGGCGCTGTTCAGATGGAGAACGAGGCTTCAGACCGGCTGTGGAGGCTCAGGTCTGCCTGGCTGAGTTCCACCTGGAGGAAG GTGAGGTGGAGCAGGCGAGGCAGCAGGCGGAGCTGAGCCTCCAGCAGGTGGAGGACGGCTGGTTGGACTCGGACGGTCGGTCCCTGAAGCTTCGGACCCTTCGGGTTCTGTGGAGGATCTACAGCCGACTGGCCGACGCTCCTCTGGCTGCTGGAGATCACAGAGAGGCTCTGAAGCTGCTGCATGAAGGATACAGGATCGCCACCCAGA ctgaAGACAAACAGATAGAAGGAGAGGCAGCGTTTAAACTGGGGCTGACCTATCAGAGCGCAGGAGAGCACGACGCTGCCAAACAG CTCTTCAGCTCTTGCATGCAGATTTATGGATCCCTGCAGGATTCAGACGGGCTGACGAAGGTCTACAAGGCCATGGCCAGGTCTCTACAGAG TGAAGGAAACATCAATGAAACCGTCCGATGTCTGGAGAAGTTGGTCGATATTTCTCGCAGCGACGGACTGCAGCACAATCTGGCCGAGAGCTTCCTGAGACTGGGAGACGTCTACTACAGCAGG TGTGAGTATCAGAGAGCTGCTGAGAACTTTCTGCAGGCTTGTGAAGTTTACTGTAACGTTGGAGATGAAGCTCAGCGGCAGAAAGCTCAG GGGAAGGTGGGCATGGCTCGCGCTCACTGCCTCATCAGAAAACACATCGTCCACCTTCAGACCGCTGCTACAACATCAGAACACCAGAACCTGAACTGTGAATCTGCAGACAGAACCtga
- the ttc29 gene encoding tetratricopeptide repeat protein 29 isoform X2: protein MEQQRKFLQTESLPDNSAHLSRKEIGLFRNSPKQNICVQLLQDGDHRSFSELFHLLACDRRRREADPAVGLQTPPLEEQLDKLETMKLHLSRAERAERTGLWSSAYEQLLLLGRFFSSPEDVWLSLYFYRRCSDGERGFRPAVEAQVCLAEFHLEEGEVEQARQQAELSLQQVEDGWLDSDGRSLKLRTLRVLWRIYSRLADAPLAAGDHREALKLLHEGYRIATQTEDKQIEGEAAFKLGLTYQSAGEHDAAKQLFSSCMQIYGSLQDSDGLTKVYKAMARSLQSEGNINETVRCLEKLVDISRSDGLQHNLAESFLRLGDVYYSRCEYQRAAENFLQACEVYCNVGDEAQRQKAQLWLLCV, encoded by the exons atggagcagcagaggaagtTTCTCCAAACTGAATCTTTACCAGATAATTCAGCTCATCTCTCCAGGAAAGAAATAGGCCT cttcaGAAACAGTCCAAAGCAGAACATCtgtgtgcagctgctgcaggacggCGACCACAG GTCGTTTTCGGAGCTCTTCCATCTGCTGGCTTGTGATCGGCGTCGCAGGGAGGCTGATCCAGCTGTGGGCCTTCAGACGCCCCCACTAGAGGAACAACTGGACAAGCTGGAGACCATGAAGCTGCATCTGAGCCGAGCGGAGCGGGCTGAACGGACCG gtctgTGGTCTTCAGCCTATGAGCAGCTCCTGCTGCTGGGTCGGTTCTTCTCGTCTCCTGAGGACGTCTGGCTGAGTCTGTACTTCTACCGGCGCTGTTCAGATGGAGAACGAGGCTTCAGACCGGCTGTGGAGGCTCAGGTCTGCCTGGCTGAGTTCCACCTGGAGGAAG GTGAGGTGGAGCAGGCGAGGCAGCAGGCGGAGCTGAGCCTCCAGCAGGTGGAGGACGGCTGGTTGGACTCGGACGGTCGGTCCCTGAAGCTTCGGACCCTTCGGGTTCTGTGGAGGATCTACAGCCGACTGGCCGACGCTCCTCTGGCTGCTGGAGATCACAGAGAGGCTCTGAAGCTGCTGCATGAAGGATACAGGATCGCCACCCAGA ctgaAGACAAACAGATAGAAGGAGAGGCAGCGTTTAAACTGGGGCTGACCTATCAGAGCGCAGGAGAGCACGACGCTGCCAAACAG CTCTTCAGCTCTTGCATGCAGATTTATGGATCCCTGCAGGATTCAGACGGGCTGACGAAGGTCTACAAGGCCATGGCCAGGTCTCTACAGAG TGAAGGAAACATCAATGAAACCGTCCGATGTCTGGAGAAGTTGGTCGATATTTCTCGCAGCGACGGACTGCAGCACAATCTGGCCGAGAGCTTCCTGAGACTGGGAGACGTCTACTACAGCAGG TGTGAGTATCAGAGAGCTGCTGAGAACTTTCTGCAGGCTTGTGAAGTTTACTGTAACGTTGGAGATGAAGCTCAGCGGCAGAAAGCTCAG CTCTGGCTGTTGTGTGTTTAG